The following is a genomic window from Niabella soli DSM 19437.
GGCTATACTGCTGCATTTGCCCGGATGGGATTTGATGCGCTGGGTATTGAAGCCCGCGAAGACAATGTGAAGAACTGTAACCTGGTTAAAGAAAACCTGGGACTGCCCCACCTGAATTTTGTTAAGGATGATGTGCGCAATATGGCAAAATACGGTCCTTTTGATATTTCTCTTTGCTACGGTTTGCTGTATCATTTAAATGACCCCGTTAGTTTTTTACAAACACTTTCCGACAGTACAAAAAAACTATTGCTGCTGAATACCCATTTCGCACCGGAACACGACTTCCGGTATAGCCTCGGGCCTATAAACAATTACCTGCTGGCGCCCATTCAAAAAAGAACTCATTTTTTAGAACGGCAAAAAAACTACCGCCTTTCCCCCATCACCACTAACGAAGGATATAGAGGCCGGTGGTATAAAGAATGGAACCAGCGCACTGCAAAATCAGGCATTGAAAAAATGCTATGGGCTTCTTATAACAACGACCGGTCTTTTTGGCTGTGTAAGAAAGAACTGACACAGGTATTGCACAGCGTAGGGTTTACCCACGTATTTGAACAGTTTAACTTTACGGGCGACCTGGTGCCGGATCACTACACCAGTTCTTTTAACCGTACCATGTTTGTGGCGTTAAAAAGTTAAAGCCGCCCTTACGGAGCGGCTTAACCTTTTTGCTATAATCAAAATTACTTTTTCATATCGTCACGAATCGCTTTTAACTTAGACGATGGCAGGAAAATTTGAAATCCCAAACTCAATTCGGGAGCAAATGCCACACCATTATTACCGGCGCCTGTAATAATATTCGCCTTAGCAAGCGCTTCTAATGCAATATTCTGATTCACGAAAAATGCAACCCCCGGCCCAATTCCGGCACCAAATCCGTTTGTGGATTTACCGCCACCATTAGCACCACTAACCCCCGCATTAGCTTCTGCAAAAGCACGGGTCTGTTTAGGGGTATTAACTTCGTCATGCCCGAAATAATAACGCGCCAGCGGGCCTACAAAATAATTAAAACTGGGGCTCTGGGCTCTCCCGGCTTTTAAGCCCAAACTTACTTCACCACCTAGGGCCAGGTTATCCTGTATAAACCAGGCGGCTTTCGGAGTAATATTCATGCTAAAACTCCTTTCATTTGTATTTCCGCCAATGGTTGCCAAACTACCTCCTATTAAGTAATAGCCTTTCTGAGTTTGTGCCTGCGCACCTAACGCCATCGTAGTAAGCACTACGGCAAAGATCAATAGCTTTTTCATAAATTGAATATTTTATATAGGTACAAACCAACAATTATGCCATTCGAGCCAAAATAGTTAAAAATCAAGCCTTTTATTGACAAAAAAGCAACCGGCGTGTGTAAAATGATATGCTCTTCCCGCCTGCAAAAATGCGCTTTTGCCCTATTTTTGCCCTCCATGGCCAAAGTAAAAAATAACCCCCAGGATACCCCGCTGATGCAGCAGCATAAGGCGATTAAGCAGAAATACCCGGATGCAATACTCCTGTTTCGTGTGGGTGACTTCTATGAAACCTTTGGCCAGGACGCCGTCATAGCGTCCCAGGTGCTGGGCATTACGCTAACCAAACGCAATAACGGGGCCGCCGCCTCGCTGGACCTTGCCGGTTTTCCGCACCATTCGCTGGATACTTATTTACACAAACTGGTGAAAGCGGGCTACCGGGTGGCGATCTGCGATCAGTTGGAAGATCCTAAACAAGCCAAGGGCATCGTAAAACGGGGTGTTACCGAAATGCTTACACCGGGCACGGCAGTGAACGACAAACTGCTGGAGCATAAAAACAATAATTTTCTTGCAGGGATTCATTTTACCGATAACGATCAGTTCGGTCTTGCCTTTTTAGATCTTTCTACCGGCGCGTTTTTTATCGCCGAAGGCGACAAAGAATACGCGGATAAATTGCTGCAAAGCTTTAACCCGTCAGAAACAATCTTTCAACGGCATCAACAAAAAAGATATAAAGAATACTTTGGCGGTAAAACTTATATTTATACGTTAGACGAATGGATCTTTGACGTAACGTATGCACAGGATACCTTGCTAAAACATTTCCAGACACATTCATTAAAAGGCTTTGGGATTGAAGGGCTGGAACTGGGCATTACTGCCGCAGGCGCATTGATCCACTACCTGAGAGATACCGAGCATCCGAATCTTCAGCACATAACCGCCATTGAAAGCATCCGCAAAAATGATTTTCTGTGGATGGATAAGTTCACCATCCGTAATCTCGAACTGATGGGCGGCGGCCCTGATCAGCATACCCTCATCAGTGTTTTGGATAACACCACCTCCCCCATGGGAGCGCGCTTATTAAAACGATGGATGATCTTTCCACTGATCGACATTCAAAAAATAAACGAGCGGCTGGATGTTGTGGAACTGCTGATCAAAGAAACAGATCTTCGTCAATCTTTAATACAGGCGATCAAACAATGTGGAGATATAGAACGACTGGTAGCAAAGATCCCCACAAAAAAGATCAATCCCAGGGAAATATTACAACTCGCCAGGGGACTGCAACAGGTGGCTATTATCAAACAACTTTGCGAAGCCGAACAACAAGGCTATTTGCAACAGGTGGGTGCTGCATTGGATCCCTGTCCTATAATTGCGGCGAAAATAAGTGCACAGATTATTGAAAACCCTCCGGCCTCAATAGCCAAAGGAGGAATGATCCAAACCGGCGTGCTGCCCGGGCTGGATGAATTAAGAACGATCTCTCAAAACGGGAAAGCCTACCTGGCCCAATTGCAGACCAAAGAGGCAGAACAGACGGGCATCAGCTCGCTTAAGATCGGGTTCAACAATGTATTTGGTTATTATCTTGAAGTAACCAATATTCATAAGGCAAAGGTTCCCGACAGTTGGATTCGCAAGCAGACCCTTACCAATGCGGAGCGCTACATCACCCCTGAATTAAAAGAATACGAAGAGAAAATTACCGGCGCCGAAGAAAAAATACTGACGCTGGAACAACAGCTTTACGAGCAGTTGCTAAATGAATTGTTTACCTGGCTGGTCCCCATTCAAACGAACGGCAATCTTATCGCCGTGCTGGATTGCCTTTGCTGCTTCGCACATAATGCGCTGCAGTATCAATATAAACGGCCCGTTGTTCATGAAGGCGCAGATTGGAGTGTAAAAGAAGCAAGACATCCCGTGATTGAGCGCAATCTGCCGGTGGGTGAGGCCTACATCAGCAATGACCTGGAACTGAATAAAACCGATCAGCAGATCATCATTCTTACCGGTCCGAACATGAGCGGTAAATCAGCACTGTTAAGACAAACAGCGCTGATCACCCTGATGGCGCATATGGGAAGTTTTGTTCCGGCAACTGAAGCCCATATTGCATTGACCGATAAAATATTTACCCGTGTGGGCGCTTCCGACAATCTAAGTGGCGGCGAAAGTACCTTCATGGTGGAGATGAATGAAACAGCCTCCATTATTAATAGTATTACCGACAGAAGCCTGGTGTTACTTGATGAAATAGGTCGTGGTACTTCTACCTATGATGGCATTTCCATAGCCTGGAGCATTGCCGAATACCTGCATCAATCGCCGCACAAACCCAAAACACTATTTGCCACCCATTACCACGAGCTTAATGAACTGGAAGAAAAGTTCACGGGCATCAAAAACTATCATGTCACCAATAAAGAAATAGGCAATAAGATCATCTTCCTGCGCAAACTGGCGCGTGGTGGCAGTACCCATAGCTTTGGTATTCATGTAGCCAAGATGGCCGGTATGCCGCCAGCCCTGATCAACCGGGCTAACCAGATACTGGAACAACTGGAACATAAACATGTTGATGAAAAAAACGCCGGCACTTCCATCACAGAAAAAATAAAAGACATCACTAACCCGAAATTCCAGCTCTCGATATTTGACGTGCACAGCCAAACTTTTGATGAGATCCGGCAATTGCTCACGGATATCGACATTAACCGGCTCACTCCGGTAGAAGCGCTGCTGAAATTACAGGAGATAAAGGGAAAATTACAGTAGAAAGCATATCCATCGGTTAGGTGTAACTTAAAAAACTATAATGACAGAAAAAGAAAAGTGCAAACAGGGACTGCTCTATGCAGCGAATGATGAACAATTAACAGCGGAGCGGCGTATTTGCAAAAGTATATGCCAGCAATATAATCAAACGGAATATTCAAACATCGAAAAAAGAAATGAGCTCCTTGAAAAAATAATCAAAAAAACCAAACAGCATTTTGTAATTGAACAACCGTTTTGGTGCGACTATGGCTATAATATTGAGCTGGGTGAAAACTTCTATTCGAATCACAATCTTATCATATTAGATGGCGCCAAAGTAACGTTTGGAGATAACGTATTTATAGGGCCTAATTGCGGTTTCTATACGGCGGGGCATCCGGTAAATATTGAACAAAGAAATGAAGGGCTCGAATATGCCCAACCTATTACCATCGGCAATAACGTTTGGCTGGGTGGAAATGCAGTAGTTATGCCTGGTGTAACCATTGGTGATAATACAATTATAGGAGCCGGAAGCGTGGTAACTAAACCGATTCCGGGGAATGTGGTTGCAGTGGGCAATCCCTGCCGTATTTTAAAAGAATTAAAATAACAACGCCGCAAAGTAACATTTGGCCAGGGAGCCGGTGAAACGATAGGTCAAAGACAATTGACAACAATATCTTCCCGCATTTCCGTCTTCCCGGCACTGATTTGCGTCTGGCTTTTTACACGGCCACAAAGGGCTTCTCCGCTTTTCACATTTCTTTCGTTTCTTTGCACCTGCTGAACAATACAAACAAATGAAATTAGATATATTAGCTATCGGTGTGCACCCGGACGACGTAGAGTTATGCTGCGCGGGCACGCTGTTAAAAGAAATCCAATCCGGAAAAAAGGCCGGAATCATTGACCTTACCCAGGGGGAATTAGGTACCAGGGGCACAAAGGAAACCCGTTATAAGGAAGCTGCCGATGCGGCACGGATCATGGGCGTCTCCGTAAGAGAGAATTTAAAAATGCGGGACGGCTTTTTTAAAAATGATGAGGAGCACCAGCTACAATTGATAAAAGTGATCCGCAAATACCAGCCCGATATTATTTTGGGCAATGTATTGAACGACCGGCATCCCGACCATGGCCGCGCAGGGCATTTGATCAACGACGCCTGCTTCCTCTCGGGATTGGCTAAGATCGAAACGTTTGACGATGCCGGCGCCCCCCAGCAAAAGTGGCGCCCTGCCTATTTCTTTCAATACATGCAAGATTGGTTTCATGATCCCAACCTGGTTATTGACATTTCCGATGTTATTGACCTCAAAATGAAAGCAATAGAAGCATACGCCACCCAATTTTATACAGGTGCTGCCCCCTCGGGGGATGCGGAGCCCCAAACCTACATCTCTACGCCGGACTTCCGGGAAAGCATTTTAGCCAGAAGCCGCATGCTGGGCAAGCGGATCGGCGTAAAATATGCAGAAGGCTTATTGAGTACCAAGGTAATAGGAATGTCCAACCTATCAGGCGTTATCCTGAATGAGACCTGATAAACGTTAAAAAGCCGCCCTTTATTTTGTGAAATTTAATGCGGAAAGCTTATGGGTTTTGGTTACCTTTGCACACCGAAATATAAATATAAAAGTATTCTAACAATGGCTTTTCCAAAATTTGCAACTCCCCCGCCCCCTTCATTTCACACGGTTTTAAAAAACCGGGTTCATGATTATTTTGAAGAGAAAGGTGTGCAAAGTACCGGAAATTTTCGCCTGTACTCAAAAGCTCTGTTCCTGGTTGCGGGTTTTTTGGCGGTTTATATTCACCTCGTATTCTTTACGCCCGCCACTGCCTGGGCTATCATCGAATGTTTATTGCTGGGGCTGTTCACATCGGCCATCGGCTTCAACATTATGCATGATGGTGCGCACGGGAGTTTCAGCAGCAAGCCCTGGGTAAATACCCTGGCCGCATCTTCTTTAAATTTTCTTGGAGCCAATACTTTTATGTGGAAGATGAAGCATAATGTGATCCATCACGCTTATACCAATATTGACGGGATTGATGACGACCTTGATGCCAAGCCCTTTTTGAGACTCTGCGAATCGCAGAAGTTTTACAAAATGCACCGGTACCAGCATCTTTATTTCTGGTTCGCGTATTCATTGCTGTATCTTTTCTGGATCTTCTTTTCCGACTACAAAAAATATTTTACGGGCAAAGTGGGTGATATCCCTTTAAAGAAAATGAAGCCCAAAGACCATTTCGTATTTTGGGGATTT
Proteins encoded in this region:
- a CDS encoding sugar O-acetyltransferase; amino-acid sequence: MTEKEKCKQGLLYAANDEQLTAERRICKSICQQYNQTEYSNIEKRNELLEKIIKKTKQHFVIEQPFWCDYGYNIELGENFYSNHNLIILDGAKVTFGDNVFIGPNCGFYTAGHPVNIEQRNEGLEYAQPITIGNNVWLGGNAVVMPGVTIGDNTIIGAGSVVTKPIPGNVVAVGNPCRILKELK
- a CDS encoding class I SAM-dependent methyltransferase, giving the protein MNFTAHNIKLKDGSTTMNNGTPILAESAMWTSIAQTVDLFFPQTHAERATVKVADLGCLEGGYTAAFARMGFDALGIEAREDNVKNCNLVKENLGLPHLNFVKDDVRNMAKYGPFDISLCYGLLYHLNDPVSFLQTLSDSTKKLLLLNTHFAPEHDFRYSLGPINNYLLAPIQKRTHFLERQKNYRLSPITTNEGYRGRWYKEWNQRTAKSGIEKMLWASYNNDRSFWLCKKELTQVLHSVGFTHVFEQFNFTGDLVPDHYTSSFNRTMFVALKS
- the bshB1 gene encoding bacillithiol biosynthesis deacetylase BshB1, whose amino-acid sequence is MKLDILAIGVHPDDVELCCAGTLLKEIQSGKKAGIIDLTQGELGTRGTKETRYKEAADAARIMGVSVRENLKMRDGFFKNDEEHQLQLIKVIRKYQPDIILGNVLNDRHPDHGRAGHLINDACFLSGLAKIETFDDAGAPQQKWRPAYFFQYMQDWFHDPNLVIDISDVIDLKMKAIEAYATQFYTGAAPSGDAEPQTYISTPDFRESILARSRMLGKRIGVKYAEGLLSTKVIGMSNLSGVILNET
- a CDS encoding fatty acid desaturase family protein, with the translated sequence MAFPKFATPPPPSFHTVLKNRVHDYFEEKGVQSTGNFRLYSKALFLVAGFLAVYIHLVFFTPATAWAIIECLLLGLFTSAIGFNIMHDGAHGSFSSKPWVNTLAASSLNFLGANTFMWKMKHNVIHHAYTNIDGIDDDLDAKPFLRLCESQKFYKMHRYQHLYFWFAYSLLYLFWIFFSDYKKYFTGKVGDIPLKKMKPKDHFVFWGFKLLHIFLFVAFPIYMLGFEDWAIGFLVYTLFSGFVLSIVFQLAHTVEDTHFPVVNEQNNKVDDEWAIHQLKTTANFATKNRLACWFMGGLNFQVEHHLFPKISHIHYPRINKIIKNTCKEFNVSYIEFPKVFSAFVSHVAYLKELSNPGLAH
- the mutS gene encoding DNA mismatch repair protein MutS: MAKVKNNPQDTPLMQQHKAIKQKYPDAILLFRVGDFYETFGQDAVIASQVLGITLTKRNNGAAASLDLAGFPHHSLDTYLHKLVKAGYRVAICDQLEDPKQAKGIVKRGVTEMLTPGTAVNDKLLEHKNNNFLAGIHFTDNDQFGLAFLDLSTGAFFIAEGDKEYADKLLQSFNPSETIFQRHQQKRYKEYFGGKTYIYTLDEWIFDVTYAQDTLLKHFQTHSLKGFGIEGLELGITAAGALIHYLRDTEHPNLQHITAIESIRKNDFLWMDKFTIRNLELMGGGPDQHTLISVLDNTTSPMGARLLKRWMIFPLIDIQKINERLDVVELLIKETDLRQSLIQAIKQCGDIERLVAKIPTKKINPREILQLARGLQQVAIIKQLCEAEQQGYLQQVGAALDPCPIIAAKISAQIIENPPASIAKGGMIQTGVLPGLDELRTISQNGKAYLAQLQTKEAEQTGISSLKIGFNNVFGYYLEVTNIHKAKVPDSWIRKQTLTNAERYITPELKEYEEKITGAEEKILTLEQQLYEQLLNELFTWLVPIQTNGNLIAVLDCLCCFAHNALQYQYKRPVVHEGADWSVKEARHPVIERNLPVGEAYISNDLELNKTDQQIIILTGPNMSGKSALLRQTALITLMAHMGSFVPATEAHIALTDKIFTRVGASDNLSGGESTFMVEMNETASIINSITDRSLVLLDEIGRGTSTYDGISIAWSIAEYLHQSPHKPKTLFATHYHELNELEEKFTGIKNYHVTNKEIGNKIIFLRKLARGGSTHSFGIHVAKMAGMPPALINRANQILEQLEHKHVDEKNAGTSITEKIKDITNPKFQLSIFDVHSQTFDEIRQLLTDIDINRLTPVEALLKLQEIKGKLQ
- a CDS encoding outer membrane beta-barrel protein; this encodes MKKLLIFAVVLTTMALGAQAQTQKGYYLIGGSLATIGGNTNERSFSMNITPKAAWFIQDNLALGGEVSLGLKAGRAQSPSFNYFVGPLARYYFGHDEVNTPKQTRAFAEANAGVSGANGGGKSTNGFGAGIGPGVAFFVNQNIALEALAKANIITGAGNNGVAFAPELSLGFQIFLPSSKLKAIRDDMKK